The following proteins are co-located in the Pseudomonas synxantha genome:
- a CDS encoding adenosine deaminase has translation MYDWLNALPKAELHLHLEGSLEPELLFALAERNKIALPWNDVETLRKAYAFNNLQEFLDLYYKGADVLRTSQDFYDLTWAYLLRCKAQNVIHTEPFFDPQTHTDRGVPFEVVLNGIAAALKDGEQQLGITSGLILSFLRHLSEAEAEKTLDQALPFRDAFVAVGLDSSEMGHPPSKFQRVFDRARHEGFLTVAHAGEEGPPEYIWEAIDLLKIQRIDHGVRAIEDERLMQRIIDEQIPLTVCPLSNTKLCVFDDMAQHNILDMLERGVKVTVNSDDPAYFGGYVTENFHALYTSLGMTQDQAKRLAQNSLDARLVKP, from the coding sequence ATGTACGATTGGCTCAACGCCCTGCCCAAGGCTGAATTGCACCTGCACCTGGAGGGTTCGCTGGAGCCTGAGTTGCTGTTCGCCCTGGCCGAGCGCAACAAGATTGCGCTGCCGTGGAACGACGTCGAAACCCTGCGCAAGGCCTATGCCTTCAATAATCTGCAAGAGTTTCTCGACCTGTATTACAAAGGCGCCGATGTGCTGCGCACGTCCCAGGATTTCTACGACCTGACCTGGGCCTACCTGCTGCGCTGCAAGGCCCAGAACGTGATTCATACCGAACCCTTCTTCGACCCGCAGACCCACACCGACCGTGGCGTGCCGTTCGAAGTGGTGCTCAACGGCATCGCCGCGGCACTTAAGGATGGCGAGCAGCAACTGGGTATCACCAGCGGCTTGATCCTCAGTTTCCTGCGCCACCTGAGCGAAGCCGAAGCCGAGAAAACCCTCGACCAGGCCCTGCCGTTCCGTGACGCGTTCGTGGCCGTGGGCCTGGACAGCTCGGAAATGGGCCACCCACCGAGCAAGTTCCAGCGCGTATTCGACCGTGCCCGTCACGAAGGCTTCCTGACCGTGGCCCACGCCGGTGAAGAAGGCCCGCCCGAGTACATCTGGGAAGCCATCGACCTGCTGAAGATCCAGCGTATCGACCATGGCGTACGTGCCATCGAAGATGAACGCCTGATGCAGCGCATCATCGACGAACAGATTCCGTTGACCGTGTGCCCGCTGTCCAATACCAAGCTCTGCGTGTTCGACGACATGGCCCAGCACAACATCCTCGACATGCTCGAGCGTGGCGTGAAGGTGACTGTGAACTCGGATGACCCGGCGTACTTCGGCGGCTATGTCACCGAGAACTTCCACGCGCTGTACACCTCCCTGGGCATGACCCAGGACCAGGCCAAGCGCCTGGCGCAAAACAGCCTGGATGCGCGGCTCGTAAAGCCATAA
- a CDS encoding calcium:proton antiporter, with protein MLTSLKQEKFMLLALIAAIAAYPLEHWMLHSGQLVALLAGLALIAFIVMASMRAAHHAEQLAEKVGDPYGTMILTLAAVLVEVVILAIMMSNEPSPTLVRDTIYSAVMLDINGILGLAALMGGIKHGEQSYNDDSARTYSVMILTAMGVSMVVPEFIPEADWKIYSAFTIGAMVVLYTLFLRMQVGPHSYFFSYSYPEKRRKKTPEEEQAPPVNLAFSIGTLVFGVIVIGALAEVMSKTLDLGLEGTGAPPVITAIVVAAISAAPEILTALRAALANRMQSVVNIALGASLSTVILTVPVMEAMALYSGQPFQMAMTPVQTVMVFITLIVSAINLNDGETNAIEGMTHFVLFATFIMLSLLGL; from the coding sequence ATGCTCACATCCCTCAAGCAAGAAAAATTCATGTTGCTGGCGCTGATTGCCGCCATTGCCGCCTACCCGCTGGAGCACTGGATGCTCCACAGCGGGCAACTGGTGGCGCTGCTGGCAGGCTTGGCGCTGATCGCCTTTATCGTGATGGCTTCGATGCGCGCCGCGCACCATGCCGAGCAACTGGCGGAAAAGGTAGGTGACCCCTACGGCACCATGATCCTGACCCTCGCCGCGGTATTGGTGGAAGTGGTGATCCTGGCGATCATGATGAGCAACGAGCCATCGCCCACGCTGGTGCGTGACACCATCTACTCGGCGGTGATGCTCGATATCAACGGCATCCTCGGTCTGGCCGCGCTGATGGGCGGCATCAAGCATGGCGAGCAGTCTTACAACGATGATTCGGCACGCACCTACAGCGTAATGATCCTTACCGCTATGGGTGTGTCGATGGTGGTGCCGGAGTTTATCCCCGAAGCGGATTGGAAAATCTACTCGGCCTTCACCATTGGCGCGATGGTGGTGCTTTACACCTTGTTCCTGCGCATGCAGGTGGGGCCGCACAGCTACTTTTTCAGCTACAGCTACCCGGAAAAGCGCCGCAAGAAAACTCCGGAGGAGGAGCAGGCGCCGCCGGTCAACCTGGCGTTTTCCATCGGCACGCTGGTCTTTGGGGTAATCGTGATCGGCGCATTGGCCGAGGTGATGTCCAAGACCCTCGACCTGGGCCTGGAAGGCACCGGCGCACCGCCGGTGATCACGGCGATTGTGGTGGCGGCTATTTCTGCCGCACCGGAAATCCTGACGGCACTGCGCGCTGCGTTGGCTAACCGCATGCAGTCGGTGGTGAATATTGCGTTGGGGGCATCGTTGTCTACGGTGATCCTGACGGTGCCGGTGATGGAGGCCATGGCCCTGTATTCCGGCCAGCCGTTCCAGATGGCGATGACGCCGGTGCAGACGGTGATGGTGTTTATCACGCTGATTGTCAGTGCGATCAACCTGAACGATGGCGAAACCAATGCCATCGAGGGCATGACCCATTTTGTGTTGTTTGCGACCTTTATCATGTTGTCGTTGCTGGGGCTGTAA
- a CDS encoding 8-oxoguanine deaminase: protein MPATRIWLKNPLAIFTANGLDARGGLVLQDGVITEVLAQGQEPAQPCAQVFDAREHVVLPGLINTHHHFYQTLTRAWGPVVNQPLFPWLKTLYPVWARLTPEKLALASKVALAELLLSGCTTAADHHYLFPDGLENAIDVQVESVRELGMRAMLTRGSMSLGEADGGLPPQQTVQQGQVILDDSQRLIREYHQRGDGAQIQIALAPCSPFSVTPAIMQASAELANRLDVRLHTHLAETLDEEDFCLQRFGLRTVDYLDSVGWLGPRTWLAHGIHFNPDEIARLGAAGTGICHCPSSNMRLASGICPTLDLLAAGAPIGLGVDGSASNDASNMILEARQALYIQRLRYGAEKITPEGVLGWATKGSAQLLGRTDIGELAVGKQADLALFKLDELRFSGSHDPISALLLCGADRADRVMIGGKWRVIDGQVEGLDLKGLIADHSQAARQLIAGT from the coding sequence ATGCCTGCGACCCGTATCTGGTTAAAAAACCCTCTCGCGATTTTCACTGCCAATGGCCTCGATGCCCGCGGCGGCCTGGTGCTGCAAGACGGTGTGATCACCGAAGTGCTGGCCCAAGGCCAAGAACCGGCACAACCCTGTGCACAGGTGTTCGACGCTCGCGAGCATGTGGTCTTGCCTGGGCTGATCAACACCCACCATCACTTCTATCAAACCCTGACCCGCGCCTGGGGCCCGGTGGTCAACCAGCCGTTGTTTCCCTGGTTGAAAACCCTGTACCCGGTATGGGCACGGCTCACCCCGGAAAAACTTGCCCTGGCCAGCAAAGTCGCCTTGGCTGAATTGCTGCTCTCAGGCTGCACCACCGCAGCCGACCACCACTACCTGTTCCCCGATGGCCTGGAAAACGCCATTGATGTGCAGGTAGAAAGCGTGCGCGAACTGGGCATGCGCGCCATGCTCACCCGCGGCTCCATGAGCCTGGGCGAAGCAGATGGTGGCCTGCCGCCGCAGCAGACCGTACAACAAGGCCAGGTGATCCTCGACGACAGCCAGCGCCTGATCCGCGAATACCACCAGCGTGGCGACGGAGCACAGATCCAGATAGCCCTGGCGCCGTGTTCACCGTTCTCGGTCACCCCCGCGATCATGCAAGCCAGCGCCGAGCTGGCCAACCGTCTGGATGTGCGCCTGCACACCCATTTGGCGGAAACCCTCGACGAAGAAGACTTCTGCCTGCAACGTTTCGGCCTGCGTACCGTGGACTACCTCGACAGCGTCGGCTGGCTCGGCCCACGCACCTGGCTGGCCCATGGTATTCACTTCAACCCGGATGAAATCGCACGCCTGGGCGCCGCCGGTACTGGCATCTGCCATTGCCCAAGCTCGAACATGCGCCTGGCCTCCGGCATCTGCCCGACCCTCGATCTGCTTGCCGCCGGCGCCCCCATCGGCCTGGGCGTAGACGGTTCCGCTTCCAACGACGCGTCGAACATGATCCTTGAAGCGCGCCAGGCCCTGTACATTCAGCGCCTGCGTTATGGCGCAGAAAAGATCACCCCAGAAGGCGTGCTGGGCTGGGCAACCAAAGGTTCGGCGCAGTTGCTGGGGCGTACGGATATTGGTGAACTGGCGGTAGGCAAGCAGGCTGACCTGGCGCTATTCAAGCTGGACGAACTGCGCTTCTCCGGCAGCCACGATCCGATTTCAGCGCTGCTGTTGTGCGGTGCGGATCGGGCGGATCGGGTGATGATTGGCGGAAAGTGGCGAGTCATCGACGGGCAGGTCGAAGGCCTGGACCTGAAAGGTTTGATCGCCGATCACAGCCAGGCGGCGCGGCAGTTAATCGCCGGAACCTAA
- a CDS encoding SDR family oxidoreductase, whose product MSTPKTALIIGASRGLGLGLVKQLLQDGWDVTATVRDPSKADALKAVGPVQVEKLDMDDQQAVIALAQRLKDRTFDLLFVNAGVKGPANQEPGHATLAEVGQLFFTNAVAPINLAQRFVGQIRKDTGVLAFMSSVLGSVTIPDGSDLALYKASKAALNSMTNSFITQLGDHKLTVLSMHPGWVKTDMGGENAHIDVDTSVRGLVDQVNAYTGKGGHHFVDYKGDTIAW is encoded by the coding sequence ATGTCTACGCCAAAAACCGCACTGATCATCGGCGCCTCACGCGGGCTGGGCCTTGGCCTGGTCAAGCAATTGCTCCAGGATGGCTGGGACGTGACCGCCACCGTGCGCGATCCGAGCAAAGCCGATGCGCTGAAAGCCGTGGGGCCGGTGCAGGTCGAGAAGTTGGACATGGACGACCAGCAAGCCGTGATCGCCCTGGCCCAACGCCTGAAAGACCGCACCTTCGACCTGCTGTTCGTCAACGCTGGCGTCAAGGGCCCGGCGAACCAGGAGCCCGGCCACGCCACCCTGGCGGAAGTCGGCCAGTTGTTCTTCACCAACGCAGTGGCACCGATTAACCTGGCCCAGCGCTTTGTCGGGCAGATCCGCAAAGACACCGGTGTGCTGGCCTTCATGAGCTCGGTACTGGGCAGCGTGACCATTCCCGACGGTTCGGATCTGGCGCTGTACAAGGCCAGCAAGGCTGCACTCAATTCGATGACCAACAGCTTTATCACCCAACTGGGCGATCACAAGCTGACCGTGCTGTCGATGCATCCGGGCTGGGTGAAGACCGACATGGGCGGCGAAAATGCACATATTGACGTCGACACCAGCGTGCGCGGCCTGGTGGATCAGGTGAATGCCTACACCGGCAAAGGCGGCCACCACTTCGTGGACTACAAGGGCGACACCATCGCCTGGTAA
- a CDS encoding IMPACT family protein yields MSFTLTGLCEFREEIRKSRFITLAAPITSPQDAQAFFEQHSDLNATHNCWAWKLADQYRSNDDGEPGGTAGRPILAAIEAQGFDQVAVLVIRWYGGIQLGTGGLARAYGGGANKCLQNAERIELISRVPLSCACGFSELNLVKLRVAELAGLVVEETFTANGVELQLALGEAHIDTLQAQLADLSRGRILLQR; encoded by the coding sequence ATGTCTTTTACGCTGACAGGCCTTTGCGAATTTCGTGAAGAAATCCGCAAAAGCCGCTTTATCACCCTGGCGGCACCCATCACCAGCCCGCAGGACGCCCAGGCTTTTTTCGAGCAACACAGCGACCTAAACGCCACGCATAACTGCTGGGCCTGGAAGCTGGCCGACCAATATCGCAGCAACGATGACGGCGAACCAGGTGGCACCGCCGGGCGCCCGATTCTTGCGGCCATCGAGGCACAGGGCTTTGATCAGGTCGCGGTGCTGGTAATCCGCTGGTACGGCGGCATCCAGCTGGGTACCGGCGGGCTGGCCCGTGCTTATGGCGGCGGGGCAAACAAATGCCTGCAAAATGCCGAGCGCATCGAACTGATCAGCCGTGTGCCACTGAGCTGCGCCTGTGGGTTTTCCGAGCTGAACCTGGTGAAGCTGCGTGTCGCTGAACTCGCAGGCCTGGTGGTGGAAGAAACCTTCACCGCCAACGGCGTGGAGCTGCAACTTGCACTGGGGGAGGCACACATCGACACCCTGCAAGCCCAGCTCGCCGACCTGAGCCGTGGGCGCATCCTGCTGCAACGCTGA
- a CDS encoding TetR/AcrR family transcriptional regulator, with protein sequence MSLEVPAHSNHAGKPASRIRQKNEQAILQAAEDEFARHGYKGTSMNTIAASAGLPKANLHYYFTNKLGLYIAVLSNILELWDSTFNALTAEDDPAVALTRYIRTKMEFSRRQPQASRIFAMEIISGGECLTEYFSQDYRAWFSGRAAVFQAWIDAGKMDPVDPVHLIFLLWGSTQHYADFATQICRVTGRTKLTKQDMEDAGTNLIQIILKGCGIKPAQ encoded by the coding sequence ATGAGCCTCGAAGTTCCTGCCCACAGCAACCACGCCGGTAAACCCGCCAGCCGCATTCGGCAAAAGAACGAACAAGCGATTCTCCAGGCTGCTGAAGATGAATTCGCCCGCCATGGCTACAAAGGCACCAGCATGAATACCATTGCTGCCAGTGCCGGGTTGCCCAAGGCCAACTTGCACTACTACTTCACCAACAAGCTGGGGCTGTACATCGCGGTACTCAGCAATATCCTCGAACTGTGGGACAGCACCTTCAACGCGCTGACCGCCGAGGACGACCCAGCCGTGGCGCTCACGCGCTATATCCGCACCAAGATGGAATTTTCGCGACGCCAGCCACAAGCCTCGCGGATCTTCGCCATGGAGATCATCAGCGGCGGCGAATGCCTCACCGAATATTTCAGCCAGGACTATCGCGCCTGGTTCAGTGGCCGGGCGGCGGTGTTCCAGGCCTGGATTGACGCCGGCAAAATGGACCCCGTCGACCCGGTGCATTTGATCTTCCTGCTGTGGGGCAGCACCCAGCACTACGCTGACTTCGCCACCCAGATCTGCCGCGTCACCGGTCGCACCAAGCTGACCAAGCAGGACATGGAAGACGCTGGCACCAATCTGATCCAGATCATCCTCAAAGGCTGCGGCATCAAGCCAGCCCAATAA
- a CDS encoding uracil-xanthine permease family protein translates to MPPESSSSSDLIYGLNDRPKPLPALLAALQHVLAAFVGIITPPLIIGSTLGLTAHLPYLISMALMVSGVGTFIQARRPFGIGAGMICLQGTSFAFLGAVLSAGFLVKQRGGSPEDILAMIFGVCFFGAAVQIVLSRFIGQLRRVITPLVTGIVITLIGISLIKVGITDLGGGFNAPDFGAPANLALGLFVVLTIILINRSNTPWVRLSAIIIGLALGSLAAWFSGKLTPQALPDLPLISLPTPFRFGFNFDWSAFLPIALIYLISSIETVGDLTANCMIARQPISGPSYISRLKGGVLGDGVSCMIAATFSAFPNTTFAQNNGVIQLTGVASRYVGLYIGALLFCLGLFPLIGAVLQQIPKPVLGGATLVMFGSVAAAGVRILAQAPLDRRSMLIIATSFGVGLGIAAQPNLLHLMPTLVQNLFDSAITSGGLTAILLCLLLPEAKPSTTAVNHTPESDSLEPL, encoded by the coding sequence ATGCCCCCAGAATCCTCCAGCTCCAGCGACCTGATCTACGGCCTCAACGACCGCCCGAAACCACTGCCCGCACTGTTGGCAGCACTGCAACATGTACTGGCGGCGTTCGTCGGCATCATCACCCCACCGCTGATCATCGGCTCTACTCTCGGCCTCACCGCCCACTTGCCCTACCTGATCAGCATGGCGCTGATGGTCTCGGGCGTAGGTACTTTCATCCAGGCACGCAGGCCGTTTGGTATAGGCGCCGGGATGATCTGCCTACAAGGCACCAGCTTTGCGTTTCTCGGCGCGGTGTTGTCGGCAGGCTTTCTGGTGAAGCAACGCGGCGGTAGCCCGGAAGATATTCTGGCGATGATCTTCGGCGTGTGCTTCTTCGGCGCGGCGGTACAGATCGTGCTGAGCCGCTTTATCGGCCAACTGCGCCGAGTCATCACGCCCCTGGTTACAGGGATTGTGATTACGTTGATCGGCATCAGCCTGATCAAGGTGGGCATCACCGATCTCGGCGGCGGCTTCAATGCACCGGACTTTGGCGCCCCCGCCAACCTGGCGCTCGGCTTGTTCGTGGTGCTGACGATCATTCTGATCAACCGCTCCAACACCCCATGGGTACGCCTCTCAGCGATCATCATCGGCCTGGCCCTGGGCAGCCTGGCCGCATGGTTCAGCGGCAAACTCACTCCCCAGGCCCTGCCTGACCTGCCCCTGATCAGCCTGCCTACGCCGTTCCGCTTCGGTTTCAACTTTGACTGGAGCGCCTTCCTGCCGATAGCGCTGATTTATCTGATCAGCAGTATCGAAACCGTCGGCGACCTCACTGCCAATTGCATGATTGCCCGCCAACCGATCAGCGGCCCCTCTTATATAAGCCGACTCAAGGGCGGCGTGCTGGGCGATGGCGTGAGCTGCATGATCGCCGCCACCTTCAGCGCCTTCCCCAATACCACCTTCGCCCAGAACAATGGCGTGATCCAACTCACCGGCGTGGCCAGCCGTTACGTCGGCTTATATATCGGCGCGTTGCTGTTCTGTCTCGGCCTGTTTCCGCTGATCGGCGCCGTGCTGCAGCAAATTCCCAAACCAGTGCTGGGCGGCGCGACCCTGGTGATGTTCGGCAGTGTGGCCGCTGCCGGCGTGCGTATTCTTGCCCAGGCGCCGCTGGACCGACGCAGCATGTTGATCATCGCCACCTCGTTCGGCGTCGGCCTGGGTATCGCTGCCCAGCCCAACCTGCTGCACCTGATGCCAACACTGGTGCAGAACCTGTTCGACTCCGCCATCACCAGCGGCGGCCTCACCGCCATCCTCTTGTGCCTGTTACTGCCGGAAGCCAAGCCGAGTACCACTGCCGTAAATCACACGCCAGAAAGCGACAGCCTGGAACCGCTTTGA
- a CDS encoding LysR family transcriptional regulator: MSSRRPDPLAQVSDFDIRLLRIFRSVVECGGFSAAEAVLGIGRSAISQQMSDLEQRLGLRLCQRGRAGFSLTEEGREVYQSALQLLSALESFRTEVNGLHQHLRGELIIGLTDNLVTLPHMRITHALAQLKERGPDVQIQIRMIAPNEVEQGVLDGRLHVGVVPQASALSGLEYQPLYSERSLLYCAVGHPLFYADNKQLEDERIDDQDAIAPTFRLPAQIQAHYQALNCTASASDREGMAFLILTGRYIGYLPDHYASLWVQQGRLRALKPATRFYDLSLASVTRKGRRPHLVLESFLESLAATR, from the coding sequence ATGAGCAGCCGTCGTCCCGACCCTTTGGCGCAAGTCAGCGACTTTGATATTCGCTTGTTGCGCATTTTTCGCAGCGTGGTGGAGTGCGGCGGCTTCTCGGCAGCGGAAGCCGTGCTCGGCATCGGCCGCTCGGCGATCAGCCAACAGATGAGCGACCTTGAGCAGCGCCTCGGGCTAAGGCTCTGCCAACGCGGCCGCGCCGGGTTTTCACTGACCGAGGAAGGTCGCGAGGTCTATCAGTCAGCCCTGCAATTATTGAGCGCCCTGGAAAGCTTTCGCACTGAGGTCAACGGCCTGCACCAGCACCTGCGCGGCGAATTGATCATCGGCCTTACCGACAACCTTGTCACCCTGCCCCATATGCGCATCACCCATGCACTGGCACAGTTGAAGGAGCGAGGCCCGGACGTGCAAATCCAGATCCGCATGATCGCCCCCAATGAGGTGGAGCAAGGTGTGCTCGACGGGCGCCTGCACGTCGGCGTCGTGCCCCAGGCCAGCGCGCTGTCGGGCCTGGAGTACCAGCCGCTGTACAGCGAACGCTCGCTACTCTACTGCGCAGTCGGCCACCCATTGTTTTATGCCGATAACAAACAGCTGGAAGACGAACGCATCGACGACCAGGACGCCATAGCTCCTACCTTCCGCCTGCCCGCGCAGATCCAGGCCCACTACCAGGCGCTAAACTGCACCGCCAGTGCTTCGGACCGTGAAGGCATGGCGTTTTTGATCCTTACCGGCCGCTACATCGGCTACTTGCCCGACCACTACGCCAGCTTGTGGGTGCAACAAGGCCGACTGCGCGCACTGAAACCAGCTACACGTTTTTACGATTTGAGCCTGGCATCGGTCACACGCAAGGGTCGGCGCCCTCATTTGGTGCTGGAAAGCTTCCTGGAAAGCCTGGCCGCAACCCGCTAA
- a CDS encoding aspartate aminotransferase family protein, giving the protein MNMPENAPSSLASQLKLDAHWMPYTANRNFQRDPRLIVAAEGSWLTDDKGRKVYDSLSGLWTCGAGHTRKEIQEAVTKQLGTLDYSPGFQYGHPLSFQLAEKITDLTPGNLNHVFFTDSGSECADTAVKMVRAYWRLKGQATKTKMIGRARGYHGVNIAGTSLGGVNGNRKLFGQAMMDVDHLPHTLLASNAFSRGMPEQGGIALADELLKLIELHDASNIAAVFVEPMAGSAGVLVPPQGYLKRLREICDQHNILLVFDEVITGFGRTGSMFGADSFGVTPDLMCIAKQVTNGAIPMGAVIASSEIYQTFMNQATPEYAVEFPHGYTYSAHPVACAAGLAALDLLQKENLVQSVAEVAPHFENALHGLKGSKNVIDIRNYGLAGAIQIAPRDGDAIVRPFEAGMALWKAGFYVRFGGDTLQFGPTFNSKPQDLDRLFDAVGEVLNKID; this is encoded by the coding sequence ATGAACATGCCCGAAAACGCCCCATCGTCCCTGGCCAGCCAACTGAAGTTGGACGCGCACTGGATGCCCTACACCGCCAACCGTAACTTCCAGCGTGACCCGCGCCTGATCGTGGCCGCCGAAGGCAGTTGGTTGACTGATGACAAGGGGCGCAAGGTCTACGATTCGTTGTCGGGGCTGTGGACCTGTGGCGCCGGGCATACGCGCAAGGAAATCCAGGAAGCCGTGACCAAGCAACTGGGTACCTTGGACTATTCTCCAGGTTTCCAATACGGTCATCCGTTGTCTTTCCAGCTGGCGGAAAAGATTACCGACTTGACCCCAGGCAACCTGAATCACGTGTTCTTCACCGACTCCGGCTCCGAGTGTGCCGATACCGCAGTGAAGATGGTGCGCGCTTACTGGCGCCTGAAAGGCCAGGCCACCAAGACCAAGATGATCGGACGCGCCCGCGGCTACCACGGTGTGAATATCGCTGGTACCAGCCTGGGCGGCGTCAACGGTAACCGTAAGTTGTTTGGCCAGGCGATGATGGATGTTGACCATCTGCCTCACACCTTGCTGGCGAGCAATGCGTTCTCCCGTGGTATGCCGGAGCAGGGCGGTATTGCGCTGGCCGATGAATTGCTCAAGTTGATCGAGCTGCATGACGCGTCGAACATCGCGGCAGTGTTTGTCGAGCCGATGGCCGGTTCCGCTGGCGTGCTGGTGCCGCCACAGGGTTACCTCAAGCGTCTGCGTGAGATTTGCGATCAGCACAATATCCTGTTGGTGTTCGACGAAGTGATCACCGGTTTCGGCCGTACCGGCTCGATGTTCGGCGCCGACAGCTTCGGCGTGACCCCAGACCTGATGTGCATCGCCAAGCAGGTCACCAATGGTGCGATTCCGATGGGCGCGGTGATTGCCAGCAGCGAGATCTATCAGACCTTCATGAACCAGGCGACTCCGGAGTACGCCGTGGAATTCCCCCACGGTTACACCTACTCGGCGCACCCGGTGGCTTGCGCGGCTGGCCTGGCGGCATTGGACCTGTTGCAAAAGGAAAACCTGGTGCAGAGCGTAGCCGAAGTCGCGCCGCACTTTGAGAATGCGCTGCACGGTCTGAAGGGCAGCAAGAATGTGATCGACATCCGTAACTACGGTCTGGCCGGTGCGATCCAGATTGCCCCGCGTGACGGGGATGCCATCGTGCGGCCATTCGAGGCTGGCATGGCCTTGTGGAAAGCCGGTTTCTACGTTCGCTTTGGCGGTGACACCCTGCAGTTCGGGCCAACGTTCAACAGCAAGCCGCAGGATCTGGATCGTCTGTTTGACGCGGTCGGTGAAGTGCTGAACAAGATCGACTGA
- a CDS encoding CoA-acylating methylmalonate-semialdehyde dehydrogenase, with amino-acid sequence MSLIQHLINGQLVSDSGRTADVYNPSTGQVIHQVPLASRETIQSAIDSAKAAFPAWRNTPPAKRAQVMFRFKQLLEQNEARISQLISEEHGKTLEDAAGELKRGIENVEYACSAPEILKGEYSRNVGPNIDAWSDFQPLGVVAGITPFNFPAMVPLWMYPLAIVCGNCFILKPSERDPSSTLLIAQLLQEAGLPKGVLSVVHGDKGAVDALIEAPEVKALSFVGSTPIAEYIYSEATKRGKRVQALGGAKNHAVLMPDADLDNAVSALMGAAYGSCGERCMAISVAVCVGDQVADALIAKLVPQVKALKIGAGTSCGLDMGPLVTGQARDKVSGYIEEGVAAGAELVVDGRGLSIAGHEQGFFLGGSLFDRVTPEMRIYKEEIFGPVLCVVRVDSLEAAMQLINDHEYGNGTCIFTRDGEAARLFCDEIEVGMVGVNVPLPVPVAYHSFGGWKRSLFGDLHAYGPDGVRFYTRRKAITQRWPQRASHEASQFAFPSL; translated from the coding sequence ATGAGCCTTATCCAGCATTTGATCAACGGCCAGTTGGTCAGCGACAGTGGCCGTACCGCCGATGTGTACAACCCATCCACGGGCCAGGTGATTCACCAGGTGCCGTTGGCCAGTCGCGAAACCATTCAAAGTGCGATCGACTCGGCCAAGGCGGCGTTCCCCGCCTGGCGTAATACGCCGCCGGCCAAGCGTGCGCAGGTGATGTTCCGTTTCAAGCAATTGCTGGAGCAGAACGAAGCGCGTATCTCGCAGTTGATCAGCGAAGAACACGGCAAGACTTTGGAAGACGCGGCGGGCGAGCTCAAGCGCGGGATCGAGAACGTGGAGTACGCGTGCTCGGCACCGGAGATTCTCAAGGGTGAGTACAGCCGTAACGTGGGGCCTAACATTGATGCGTGGTCGGACTTCCAGCCGTTGGGCGTGGTGGCGGGGATTACGCCGTTCAACTTCCCGGCCATGGTGCCGTTGTGGATGTACCCGCTGGCGATTGTGTGCGGTAACTGTTTCATCCTTAAGCCGTCCGAACGTGATCCAAGCTCGACGCTGTTGATCGCGCAACTGTTGCAGGAGGCCGGCTTGCCTAAAGGTGTACTGAGTGTGGTGCACGGCGACAAGGGTGCGGTGGATGCATTGATCGAAGCGCCGGAAGTAAAAGCCTTGAGCTTTGTAGGCTCGACGCCGATTGCCGAGTACATCTATTCCGAAGCGACCAAGCGCGGCAAGCGCGTACAAGCGTTGGGCGGGGCGAAGAATCACGCAGTGCTGATGCCGGATGCAGATCTGGATAATGCCGTGAGTGCCTTGATGGGGGCGGCGTATGGTTCTTGCGGTGAGCGTTGCATGGCGATTTCGGTGGCTGTGTGCGTCGGCGATCAAGTGGCGGATGCGTTGATCGCCAAGTTGGTGCCGCAGGTCAAGGCGTTGAAAATTGGTGCGGGGACCTCTTGTGGCCTGGATATGGGGCCATTGGTGACGGGCCAGGCGCGGGATAAGGTCAGTGGCTACATAGAAGAAGGTGTGGCTGCGGGTGCGGAGTTGGTGGTTGATGGTCGCGGCTTGAGCATTGCCGGGCATGAGCAAGGCTTCTTCCTCGGTGGCAGTCTGTTCGATCGCGTGACCCCTGAGATGCGCATCTATAAAGAAGAAATCTTCGGACCGGTGCTGTGTGTGGTGCGGGTCGACAGCCTGGAAGCTGCAATGCAGCTGATCAATGATCACGAATATGGCAATGGCACCTGCATCTTTACTCGTGATGGTGAGGCGGCGCGGCTGTTCTGTGACGAGATTGAAGTGGGCATGGTGGGGGTCAATGTGCCGCTGCCGGTTCCGGTTGCCTATCACAGCTTTGGTGGTTGGAAGCGCTCGCTGTTTGGCGATCTGCATGCCTACGGGCCGGACGGAGTGCGTTTCTACACCCGTCGCAAGGCGATTACCCAGCGTTGGCCGCAACGGGCTAGCCATGAAGCGTCGCAGTTCGCCTTTCCTAGTCTGTAA